In Leptotrichia buccalis C-1013-b, the genomic window ATTAGTATCACATTACCAAGGGTAAGAGATTTTGAAGGTGTTTCACCTAAAGGATTTGATGGAAGAGGAAACTACACATTAGGATTAAGAGAACAAATCGTATTCCCTGAAATTGAAATTGATAAAGTAGATAAAATCTTTGGATTAGGAATTACAATTGTATCTACAGCACAAAATGATGAGCAAGGAAGAGCTTTATTAAAAGCATTCGGAATGCCGTTTGCAAAATAGTATTATTTTGAAGGAGGTGTAATTTAATCAATGGCTAAAAAAGCGATGGTTGAAAGAAACTTAAAAAGACAAAAAACAGTTGATAAATATGCAGCTAAAAGAGCTGAATTAAAAGAAAGAGCTAAAAAAGGTGATAGAGAAGCAGTTTTAGAATTATCTAAATTACCAAGAAATGCTTCACCTACAAGAGTTAGAAATAGATGTCAAATTAACGGAAGACCAAGAGGATACATGAGAGAATTTGGTATTTCAAGAGTTATGTTCAGACAATTAGCAGGAGAGGGAGTTATCCCTGGAGTAAAAAAATCAAGTTGGTAATTTTGAGAGGAGGAAGAATTAATGTATTTAACAGATCCTATTGCTGATATGCTTACTAGAATCAGAAACGGAAACATGGCTAAACATGCACAAGTTGCAATACCATTTTCAAAAATTAAAGAAAGTATAGCAAATATATTAAAAAATGAAGGATATATAAACGGTTACGAAATCAAAGAAGAAGGAGCTATAAAAGATATAGTTGTTTCTTTAAAAACTGTAGATGGAGAAGCTGTAATCAAAGGGTTAAAAAGAATATCAAAACCTGGAAGAAGAGTTTACACATCTGTAGAAAGTTTGCCTAAAGTATTAGGTGGATTAGGAATTGCCATTGTCTCAACACCACAAGGTGTTATTACAGACAAGGAATGCAGAAAGCATAATGTTGGTGGAGAAGTTCTTTGCTACGTGTGGTAATTTACGCATTTTATAAATTAGGAGGATAAACAATGTCAAGAATAGGTAAAAAACCTATAACTATACCTGCTGGCGTTGAAATCAAGCAGGAAGGAAACACTTTTACTGTAAAAGGGCCAAAAGGGCAATTAGTAAGAGAATTAAGCAGTGAAATTAAAGTAAATATTGATGGTAGTGAAATTACAATTGAAAGACCAAATGATTTACCAAATATAAGAGCTCTTCATGGAACTACAAGAGCAAACTTAAACAATATGATTGTTGGAGTAAGTGAAGGATTTACTAGAGGATTGGAACTAGTCGGAGTAGGATACAGAGTACAAGCTAGTGGAAAAGGATTAACATTATCTTTAGGATATTCACATCCAGTTGAAGTCGAAGCAGTAGAAGGAATTACTTTCAAAGTTGAAGGAAATACTAAAATTTCTGTTGAAGGAATTGATAAACAATTAGTTGGACAAGTTGCTGCAAACATCAGAGCTAAACGTCCACCTGAACCATATAAAGGAAAAGGTGTTAAATACGCTGATGAAGTAATTAGAAGAAAAGAAGGTAAGAAAGGATAGGAGGTAGATTTTAATGGTAAAAAAACTTGATAGAAATAAATTAAGACAAAAAAAACATAGAAGTATTAGAAAAAAAATCGTTGGAACTGCTGAAAGACCTAGACTTGCTGTGTATAGAAGTTTACAAAATATCTTCGTTCAAGTAATTGATGATACAACAGGAAATACTTTAGTTTCTGCATCAACTATTGAAAAAGGTGCAAAAATTGAAAATGGTTCAAATATCGAAGCAGCTAAACAAATAGGAGAAAGAATTGCTAAAAAAGCATTAGATAAAGGGATTACTACTGTTGTATTCGACAGAGGAGGATACGTGTACACAGGAAGAGTTAAAGCTGTGGCGGATGCTGCGAGAGAAGCAGGATTAAAATTCTAAAGATAAGGAGGATATATTTTGGCTAGAGATAGAGATAACAGAGAAAGAGAAAGTGAATATAAAGAAAGACTTTTAAGAATAAGCAGAGTTTCTAAAACTGTTAAAGGAGGAAGAAGAATTTCGTTCTCAGTATTAGCAGCAGTTGGAGATGAAAAAGGAAAAGTAGGTATCGGTTTAGGAAAAGCTAACGGTGTACCTGATGCAATCAAAAAAGCCATTGCAAATGCTAAGAAAAATTTAGTAACTGTTTCATTAAAAGGTGGAACATTGCCACATGAGCAAATTGGTAAATATAATGCAACTTCTGTATTATTGAAACCAGCTTCAAAAGGGACAGGAGTTATCGCTGGTTCAGCAACTAGGGAATTATTAGAGCTAGCAGGTGTAAAAGATGTACTTACAAAAATTAGAGGTTCAAAAACTAAAGATAACGTTGCAAGAGCAACTTTAGAAGGTCTTAAACAATTACGTTCTATAGAAGATGTTGCAAGACTTAGAGGAAAATCAGTTGAAGAAATTTTAGGATAATAAGGTTAGGAGGTAAAATTAATGTCTAAAGTAAAAGTAACGCTTGTAAAAGGAATTAATGGAAGAAAACCTAATCATGTTGCGACTGTAAAATCACTTGGATTAAGAAAAATCAGTCAAAGTGCAGTTCATAACAAAACTGCTGATATTGAAGGAAAAATTAAATTAGTTTCTTATTTACTTAAAGTAGAGGAGGTTTAGAATAGATGAATCTTAATGAATTAAGACCTGCTGCTGGATCGAAAAGAGAAAGAAGAAGAGTAGGAAGAGGACACGGAACTGGTTGGGGAAAAACTGCTGGTAAAGGTCATAATGGACAAAAACAAAGATCAGGTTCATATGTATCACCTATATTTGAAGGTGGACAAATGCCTATTATTAGAAGAATTCCTAAAAGAGGATTTTCTAATGCACCATTTAAAAAAGATATAATAGTAATTACATTGGCTGACATTGTTGAAAGATTTAACGATGGAGATGTAGTTAGTTTACAAACATTAGTTGAAAATGGAATAGTTAAAAACCCTAAATTTATAACAAAATATTCTGATGAAACTTTAAGAAATACTAAAGGTAGAAGAGCTGTAAAAGAATATTTAAATGCAAATGTTGAAGCATATGTAAAAGAAAAAGATTTTACAAGTCTATTAAAAATTATAGGGAATACAGAAGTTAATAAAAAATTAACTGTAAAAGCACATAAAGTTTCTAAAACAGCTAAAGAATTAATTGAAAAAGCTGGAGGAAATGTAGAATTATTAGAAGTAAGATCATATTCAGCTAAAGCAGGAAATAATAAAAAAGAAGATGAGAATAAGTAAGATTTAATATCTTGCTTTTTCTTCATACACTAAAGGAGTGATAGAATTGACTCTAGCTGAAGCAGTAACAAGCAGGGTAAAAGCTATTTTTAATATACCCGAACTAGAAAAAAGAGTAACATTTACATTACTTATGATAATGGTTGCAAGAGTTGGAATTCATATAGCAGTTCCGGGAATTAATACAGAGGCTTTTAAAAATTTCCAGCAGGGAAATGCAATTGCTCAATTTTTAAATTTATTTTCGGGTGGAGCTGTTGAAAGAGCTTCAATTTTTGCGTTGGGAATCGTCCCATACATTAATGCTTCTATTGTATTTCAATTATTAGGAGTAATTTTTCCTAAAATAGATGAAATGCAAAAGGAAGGTGGAAAAGAAAGAGATAAAATAACTCAATGGTCAAGATATGTAACAATTGTATTGGCAATAATTCAGTCATTTGGAATCGCGGTTTTAATGCAAAACCAAGGATTAGTATTGGAACCAGGTCCAAAATTCATACTTAGTACAGTAGTCCTAATTACAGGTGGAACTTCATTCTTAATGTGGATTTCTGAAAGAATTTCAATAAGAGGTATCGGAAATGGTACATCAATGCTGATTTTCTTAAATATTGTTGCGGGATTGCCAACAGTTATCAGTGCTATGTATACTGGATTACCTAGTGGAATGGGGAAAGTTCTATTAGGATTGTCAATTGTAGCATTTGTTGTATTTATTGCCTTAATGGTAATTGTACAGTTAGCTGAAAGAAGAATTCCTATCCAATATGCAGGAAAAGGAAGTCTTGGATTCGGTGGAGGACAAAGTACAGTTGGAAAAAGAACATATTTACCATTAAAAATAAATATGTCTGGAGTAATGCCAATAATCTTTGCATCAGTATTAATGGCAGCACCGCCATTTCTCGTTTCAATGCTAAAAGCTGGAACTTTAAAAAACTTCTTGGCAGCCCAGTTTGAACCAAAAGGTGCTTTTTATCTACTATTGTTTGCAATATTAATTACAGTATTTTCATTTTTCTATACACTTACAATTGCTTTTGATCCAGATAAAGTAGCTGATGATTTGAAGCAAAGTGGGGGAACAATTCCTACAGTAAGAGCCGGAAAGGAAACTGCTGACTATTTGGAAAAAGTTGCTACAAGAGTAACATTTGGAAGTGCGATTTTCTTATCGTTATTGGGTATTATGCCAAATATCTGGTTTGGATATGTCTTAAAACTTCCAGTTATGCTTGGAGGAACAAGTTTGCTAATCTTAGTTGGAACTGCAGTAGAATTGCTATTACAAATAGATTCTTACTTAGCGGTTAAGCAAATGAAGAGTTTTGTAAATAGAAGAAATCGTTAATAGAAATTAATGGTTAAAATAAATTTTAAAAGCACACTGAAATTAAATGTGTGCTTTTCTGTTATTGGCTTTATACTTAGTTTTAGCTAGCAAAATTACTTATCTTATTTAATAATTTCCACTTGGCTTTTGTGTATATATCCTGTACTTGCAGGATAGTCATAAATAATATAATACCAGTCGCCATATCTGTTTATTACCATAAATTCTTGTCCTTTTTCAGCTTTTCCCCAAATTGGAGCATCAGTTTCAGGTAATTTTTTTACATCTGCATTTTCTACAGGTCTTATTTTTTCCATTTCTGTTTTATACTTTTTATCTTCCAAATCATTTAAATTTTTTGAAAATGTTGCTTTTGAATTATTTAATTTTGTTACATTTGAAATTTCTGCGTAATATACAGGAAATCCTGCTCCACAAGTTAGTCTTACTCCTATAGTTGAAACATTAACATTTACTGGCTGAACGGCATATTCTATTTTTTTTCCAAGAAGTTTATTCGCATCTTTAAAATTTTCTTTCAAAAATTTTTCTTTATCCTTACGTGATAATTTAATTTCTATTGTTTTTCCGTTATAACTATTTTTGTCATTAGGAATTAAATCAAACACTATCGGATCATCTTCACCTTCATCATCATAACAGTCTTCATCAATAGTTGCGACAAGTAATCCTTCTATATTTACTGGTTTGAATGATGGCTTATAATCATCGTCAGTATCACTTTTTCCAACAAAACAGAATAACATAACAAGAAAAAATGTAAAAAATGTAATCCTATATTTTTTAATTTTCATGAAAATTACCTCCTTAAATTTTATTAATATTATTTTTTTGATGTGTGTGCCATTCTTTAATTTGTATTATGATTCAAATCAAAGATATTATTTAAATATACAATTAATTTGTTAAATTTATTTTTTTCTTTTTTTCAATATTTCATCTATTATCTTTACTCTGTCTTCATAAATGTATTCAGGTACATAAACCTGTTTATTAGGTTCATACCAGAAAAACTGGCTGAAGTAATTTCTCAAATCTTTTCTTGTAAATTCATGCCCATATTGTGCAAAAGGATAGTTTCTTAGTACTTCAAGCTGAAAAGTACTTAATTTATCCAATTCTTTTATTGCTTTATCGCCTTCAGACCAGCCTTTTAATGCAAGGTTAGTTCCTATTTCGTCTTCAAGCGGATCTCTAAATTTATATCCATTTATTTTTATATCAGATTTCACGCTTGAAATATAACGATTCATTGGTATATGAGAATAAAATTCTTTATCTGGAGCAAAATTTTTGGTTTTATATCTTACATATCCACTTTTTAATTTTGCATATACTATTTCAGAATATCCTTCTTCCAGTTTACTTTTATCCAGAAAAACAATGTCTCCATTTCCTACTATTTCCCATTTTATTGGTTTTCCATCGTTCCAAAATGTATATGGCAAAGAAAATAGTTCATTTTTTCGCATATTTACAATAATTTCAAAATCATCAACTTTTTTGTTTTTCCATTTTGAAATAGTTGTTAATACATATTGATATTCTCCTTTATCATATGTTGAAGTTGCTCCTCTATAAGAATAACTGTGATTTATGGTATTTTCTCCCTTTTTCAAATCAGCTTTAAAGTAATAGACAGATGCCTTGCTATATTTATTTTTATATTCTTTTTCTTCTTCTGCTGTAAAAAATCCTTTATTTAAAAATTCATCCATTTTTCCAATACGAATTTTTACTTCTTTTCCGTTTACAATAGTTTTAAAATTTTTTATGCTCTCAGAATCATATCCTGTACCACTTGGAGCATTATCGGCATCATTATACTCATCAGGCGGTGTTATAAATCCTATTGTTCTACTTCCTGCAGATGAACTGTCAAATACAAAATTTACTGATACATCCATAAACCTATCATCTCTTAAGTTAAATTCTATTTTTTCTTTTTTTATAGCCATATCAGAAATTTGAAGCGGAATAAGATGTTCCCCCTGTGATATAAATTCCCAGTCGTTTCCAAAAGAAAATATGCAAGTTATCAAAAATATCATTATACTCACTAATTTTTTCATAATAATCTACTTCCTTTCTTATAAATATTTATATTTTAATATCTAAGGTTTTTATTTAAATTTCGAAAGTTTTTTGAATAATATATTTCTTAATGATTGAAGTAATGAGGGTTTGAATAAATCAGAAAAATCAAAAAAGTATGTCGTATTTTTCTTTTTTATTTGGTAAATAATTCACATAATTTTGTATAACTTTGTTGTATTTGTAGGTAACAAGAAATTAAGTTAAGTTTTCTATATGTTATTATTATTTTAAAGTTGATTTATTGGTATTGATATGAATGTATTCTGTAAAATTTAAATTTTTTGTGTTAATAAGTAACAAACTCTGTTTATATAATTAATATACCATAAGAACGTTAAAGAAAAATGAAAACTTTGGGATTTTTATATAAAATTTATCAGTCAATACTAAAGGATTTGAGTATATGTTAGAAAAAATAGTTTATGTGGTTACTAATTAAAAAAAAATCTCTAAAAAAGAAATTACTTTAACTTAGAGATTTTTTACTGTTAAAATTTATTCATTAATTTTTCAAATATTTTTTTCTCAATAAATATGAGACAAATTCCAATATAATCGCCACTCCAAATATTAAATACACAAACACCCCGATTTCCCGAATATCAAAATACATTGTCCCAGACATAAACATATCGTATCCAATTCCACCTGCTCCCGCAGCAGCTCCAACAAGAACCGCATTTGTAAAATTGATTTCAAAACGGATAAATGTCCACGATAAAAGGGAAGTGACTGTGCTTGGCAGTACAGCCTGAAAAATGATTTTCCAGGATGAAGCTCCTGTGGCTCTAAGAGCTTCAATAATTCCACTATTGATTTCTTCAATGCTCTCTGAATAGGCTTTTACAAGGTAGGCGACGCTGTGAAAAGTCATTCCGATAATTGCCGCTTCTACACCAACATTTGCAACGACTGAAAACACCATAACCCATAATATTGTTGGGATTGCACGAATAAATGACATACAAATTTTTATAATTCTGGAAGTACGCTGGCTTGATAAATTTTTTGCTGCAAAAAATGATAAAAATAATGCGATAAATGAGCCAATAATTGTTGTAAGCACAGCTAATGCGATTGTTACCGCAAGACTGGTAAAAATTTGGATGTATGTATATCTGTCAGATAATTTAGGAGAAAAGAACATAGTTCCCAGATCTTTAAAAAAATTTTTTGTGGCAATGGCTATATTTACACCGCCAAAATCTATTGTGAGCAGTGTATAAAGTGTTATAATTGATAGCACAGATAAAGTTGCATATAAATAAATTCTTGATTTTGTAAGTTTTCTTATTTTTATTTTATCCAAAAGGAAATCACCTTCTTTTTTACAATTTTTCTTTTTACATCATTTCATTTCTAAGTTTGTTAGATAACATTTCTATTCCAATTACAATAATTGTAACAATTAAAATTACAAGTCCAACGGCATCATAGCGAAAACTTTTATAATAAAGGCTAAACGTAAAACCTATTCCAGTTCCCGTTAAAATCCCAACCAATGTCGATTCTCTCACCCCAGTTTCAATAAAAAACAGAAGCCAGGACAAAAGCTGTGAAGCAACACTTGGAATAACTCCACAAAATATTATCTGAAAATACGAAGCACCAACAGATGTCAAAGCTTCAATCACATCTCCAGCAACATCATCAATTGTTTCAGAAAAGGCACGTGTCAAATATCCAAACGTTATGAGAAATAATGCCAGAAAGCCCGTAAATTGACTTTGCTTAAAGGAAAACACCAGTATTAGCGACCAGGCTACAATTGGCATATTTCTAAAGAAAGAAGCAATTGCTTTAGTTGCAATTTTCGTAAAACCATTAATTCCAGTTGAATTTGAGCCAATTATTGCTAAAAATAATGCAAAAGCTGCTGAAATCATTGTGGAAGTTATGGCTAGCAAGACTGTTTTCAGGACTGAACTAATAATTTCTGGAAAATATTGCAGGGCATTTGATGTTGGGATAAATTTTTGTAAAAGCCATAAAATTCCCGATGGAATCGAAGAAAACGCCATTCCATTTTCAAAGCCTGAAATGATGGAAGATATTGTATAAATTAAAACAATTAAAAAAATAAATATTAGTTTTGAGTAAAATCTTTGCTTAAAAATATCTTTTTTATCTAATTTCATAAAATCTCCTTTTATTCATTTTCTTCATTTTTATAAACAAATTCAATCACATCGTTAGTAAGATTTTCTGTCTTATCATCAAAGACTTTTTCCCCTTTATTCAATGCAATAATTCTGTCAGAATATTTTTTTGCAATATCTACCTGATGAAGATTCACAATACAGGTAATTTTCAGTTCAGAAACAATTTTTCTTAAATAATCCATTATATTTCGAGCAGTTTTTGGATCAAGTGAAGCAATCGGCTCATCACACAAAAGCAGTTTTGGTTTCTGCATAATTGCCCTTGCAATTCCAACCCGCTGTTTTTGTCCGCCTGACAGTTCACTACATTTCTGGTAGGCATATTTAGCCATATTGACTTTTTCCAGAAAAGCAAATGCCTCTTTTTTTTCTTCTTCCGAATAAATTCCAAGTATTCCAGCAATTACTGATTTATAACCAAGGCGTCCATGCAAAACATTTTCAATGACAGTAAGCCTTTCCACAAGATTATAGTTTTGAAAAATCATTCCAATTTCCCGCCTTACAAGATTAATTTCCTTTTTCTTCAATTTTTCAATATTCTGATTTTCAAAAAGAATTGAACCTTCTGAAATATCAGTCATTTTATTAATGCTTCTAAGCAATGTCGATTTTCCCGACCCAGACGGTCCAATAATCGATATAAATTCTCCCTTTTCCACATCAAACGAAACATTTTTCAATGCTTCAGTTCCATTATTATATTTTTTGGAAACATTTTTTATACTTAATAACATAAAAAATCCTTTCTATATAATCTCAAATTGCTTGATAAAAACTAAATAAATCTATTTTAAGTGTTACAATTTTTAAATTTGATATTAAAAGTTTTACTGTACAAATGAAAACTTAAAAAACAAGGCATATCAGTTTTGGTATGCCTATTGTATTTTTAAAATTTTAAATAATTAATAATTTTTAATTCTCAAAGTTCTGTATTTATTGTCCAATATTGATTCTATTAGAATTTTTACTGGAATTTTTACTTGTATTCTGATTTTCAGCATTAGTGTTACTTGAATTTGAATTATTCAAAATATTAATGGTAGAATTATTATTTTGAGAATCATTTTCATTAATTGCTGTAGCTGGTTGTCCAGTAGTAATTATTGTTCCAAGTGAAAGCAAATCTCTCTGCAATTTATCAAGTTTATTTTTTTGAGCATAAACATTATCAATTAATGTTTCAATATTTTTATTATCTTCTTCATACTTAGTCATAATTTGCTGATAATTATTATTTCGTAAATTTTCAATTTTTTTTGTCAATAAAGTTTTTTCTTCGTCAGTCAATACAGTACGATTTAAATTTTTAAAGTTATTATTTTCTAAAATAAGTTCAGAAGAAAGTTTCATAACTTTTCCTTCCAGCAAATCATTTTTTGAATATTCAATAATTGAACTGATTTTATTTGCTGTAAATAATGTTTTTGTGTTCAAAGTATCCTTATTATAAGTAATAATGTAGTCATTATTTTGTCCATTTACCAATGCTTTTGTATTACTATCCAACAAAATTTCGCCATTAATTTTAGAAATATCTCCATTCAATCCACTAACTTTTATTTTACCATTATTGATATTAATATCCGATATTAAGATGTTCAATTCTTTTATTTCCCGTACAAGAGAAGTTGCTTTTAAAGCATTGTTTAGAGAAGTTTCCAAATTTTTCCCTTTATCTAAAAATATATATAAATTCATATTTTGAGCATTACCACTAGAATTTATATTGTTAAAATCATTCAGTGAAATTTCCTTTTCTAGTTTAGTTAGATTATTAGAAACATTTGTAAGTGTAATATCCCTTTCCAGCTCAATTTCTGAAATATTCTTCTCAATATTTTCCTTTTCAGCATTAATAGCCTGTACCAACGGCTTAATTTCGTTATTCAGTTCAATAATTTTTTGAGCCTTATTTTTCAAATCTGTAATTTCACCATAATCCTTTTTCAAAGTGTTAATTTTTTCAATATTTTTAACTTTACTATTGATAAAATTATCTGTATTAGTTGTCAAATCCGTAACTTTACCAG contains:
- a CDS encoding PhnE/PtxC family ABC transporter permease, which codes for MDKIKIRKLTKSRIYLYATLSVLSIITLYTLLTIDFGGVNIAIATKNFFKDLGTMFFSPKLSDRYTYIQIFTSLAVTIALAVLTTIIGSFIALFLSFFAAKNLSSQRTSRIIKICMSFIRAIPTILWVMVFSVVANVGVEAAIIGMTFHSVAYLVKAYSESIEEINSGIIEALRATGASSWKIIFQAVLPSTVTSLLSWTFIRFEINFTNAVLVGAAAGAGGIGYDMFMSGTMYFDIREIGVFVYLIFGVAIILEFVSYLLRKKYLKN
- a CDS encoding SH3 domain-containing protein, translated to MKIKKYRITFFTFFLVMLFCFVGKSDTDDDYKPSFKPVNIEGLLVATIDEDCYDDEGEDDPIVFDLIPNDKNSYNGKTIEIKLSRKDKEKFLKENFKDANKLLGKKIEYAVQPVNVNVSTIGVRLTCGAGFPVYYAEISNVTKLNNSKATFSKNLNDLEDKKYKTEMEKIRPVENADVKKLPETDAPIWGKAEKGQEFMVINRYGDWYYIIYDYPASTGYIHKSQVEIIK
- the rpsN gene encoding 30S ribosomal protein S14; protein product: MAKKAMVERNLKRQKTVDKYAAKRAELKERAKKGDREAVLELSKLPRNASPTRVRNRCQINGRPRGYMREFGISRVMFRQLAGEGVIPGVKKSSW
- the rplO gene encoding 50S ribosomal protein L15; translation: MNLNELRPAAGSKRERRRVGRGHGTGWGKTAGKGHNGQKQRSGSYVSPIFEGGQMPIIRRIPKRGFSNAPFKKDIIVITLADIVERFNDGDVVSLQTLVENGIVKNPKFITKYSDETLRNTKGRRAVKEYLNANVEAYVKEKDFTSLLKIIGNTEVNKKLTVKAHKVSKTAKELIEKAGGNVELLEVRSYSAKAGNNKKEDENK
- a CDS encoding PhnE/PtxC family ABC transporter permease; translated protein: MKLDKKDIFKQRFYSKLIFIFLIVLIYTISSIISGFENGMAFSSIPSGILWLLQKFIPTSNALQYFPEIISSVLKTVLLAITSTMISAAFALFLAIIGSNSTGINGFTKIATKAIASFFRNMPIVAWSLILVFSFKQSQFTGFLALFLITFGYLTRAFSETIDDVAGDVIEALTSVGASYFQIIFCGVIPSVASQLLSWLLFFIETGVRESTLVGILTGTGIGFTFSLYYKSFRYDAVGLVILIVTIIVIGIEMLSNKLRNEMM
- the rpsE gene encoding 30S ribosomal protein S5; this translates as MARDRDNRERESEYKERLLRISRVSKTVKGGRRISFSVLAAVGDEKGKVGIGLGKANGVPDAIKKAIANAKKNLVTVSLKGGTLPHEQIGKYNATSVLLKPASKGTGVIAGSATRELLELAGVKDVLTKIRGSKTKDNVARATLEGLKQLRSIEDVARLRGKSVEEILG
- the secY gene encoding preprotein translocase subunit SecY, yielding MTLAEAVTSRVKAIFNIPELEKRVTFTLLMIMVARVGIHIAVPGINTEAFKNFQQGNAIAQFLNLFSGGAVERASIFALGIVPYINASIVFQLLGVIFPKIDEMQKEGGKERDKITQWSRYVTIVLAIIQSFGIAVLMQNQGLVLEPGPKFILSTVVLITGGTSFLMWISERISIRGIGNGTSMLIFLNIVAGLPTVISAMYTGLPSGMGKVLLGLSIVAFVVFIALMVIVQLAERRIPIQYAGKGSLGFGGGQSTVGKRTYLPLKINMSGVMPIIFASVLMAAPPFLVSMLKAGTLKNFLAAQFEPKGAFYLLLFAILITVFSFFYTLTIAFDPDKVADDLKQSGGTIPTVRAGKETADYLEKVATRVTFGSAIFLSLLGIMPNIWFGYVLKLPVMLGGTSLLILVGTAVELLLQIDSYLAVKQMKSFVNRRNR
- the rplF gene encoding 50S ribosomal protein L6, which translates into the protein MSRIGKKPITIPAGVEIKQEGNTFTVKGPKGQLVRELSSEIKVNIDGSEITIERPNDLPNIRALHGTTRANLNNMIVGVSEGFTRGLELVGVGYRVQASGKGLTLSLGYSHPVEVEAVEGITFKVEGNTKISVEGIDKQLVGQVAANIRAKRPPEPYKGKGVKYADEVIRRKEGKKG
- a CDS encoding YARHG domain-containing protein, encoding MKKLVSIMIFLITCIFSFGNDWEFISQGEHLIPLQISDMAIKKEKIEFNLRDDRFMDVSVNFVFDSSSAGSRTIGFITPPDEYNDADNAPSGTGYDSESIKNFKTIVNGKEVKIRIGKMDEFLNKGFFTAEEEKEYKNKYSKASVYYFKADLKKGENTINHSYSYRGATSTYDKGEYQYVLTTISKWKNKKVDDFEIIVNMRKNELFSLPYTFWNDGKPIKWEIVGNGDIVFLDKSKLEEGYSEIVYAKLKSGYVRYKTKNFAPDKEFYSHIPMNRYISSVKSDIKINGYKFRDPLEDEIGTNLALKGWSEGDKAIKELDKLSTFQLEVLRNYPFAQYGHEFTRKDLRNYFSQFFWYEPNKQVYVPEYIYEDRVKIIDEILKKRKK
- the rpsH gene encoding 30S ribosomal protein S8, encoding MYLTDPIADMLTRIRNGNMAKHAQVAIPFSKIKESIANILKNEGYINGYEIKEEGAIKDIVVSLKTVDGEAVIKGLKRISKPGRRVYTSVESLPKVLGGLGIAIVSTPQGVITDKECRKHNVGGEVLCYVW
- the phnC gene encoding phosphonate ABC transporter ATP-binding protein, yielding MLLSIKNVSKKYNNGTEALKNVSFDVEKGEFISIIGPSGSGKSTLLRSINKMTDISEGSILFENQNIEKLKKKEINLVRREIGMIFQNYNLVERLTVIENVLHGRLGYKSVIAGILGIYSEEEKKEAFAFLEKVNMAKYAYQKCSELSGGQKQRVGIARAIMQKPKLLLCDEPIASLDPKTARNIMDYLRKIVSELKITCIVNLHQVDIAKKYSDRIIALNKGEKVFDDKTENLTNDVIEFVYKNEENE
- the rpmD gene encoding 50S ribosomal protein L30, producing MSKVKVTLVKGINGRKPNHVATVKSLGLRKISQSAVHNKTADIEGKIKLVSYLLKVEEV
- the rplR gene encoding 50S ribosomal protein L18, translating into MVKKLDRNKLRQKKHRSIRKKIVGTAERPRLAVYRSLQNIFVQVIDDTTGNTLVSASTIEKGAKIENGSNIEAAKQIGERIAKKALDKGITTVVFDRGGYVYTGRVKAVADAAREAGLKF